From a single Kitasatospora sp. NBC_00458 genomic region:
- a CDS encoding L-serine ammonia-lyase has translation MAISVFDLFSIGIGPSSSHTVGPMRAARMFARRLKSEGLLTEVTAVRAELYGSLGATGHGHGTPKAVLLGLENNSPRTVDVDQADLDVERITAEKRLNLLGTHPIDFDPDSQLVLHRRRSLPYHANGMTVWAFRADGSTVLEKTYYSVGGGFVVDEDAIGAERVKPDDTALKYPFRTGDELLRLSRETGLSISGLMLENEKAWRSEEEIRAGLLDIWRVMQECVRAGMSREGILPGGLKVRRRAASGARALRAEGIGPANAMEWVTLYAMAVNEENASGRRVVTAPTNGAAGIIPAVLHYYLNFIPGADDDGIVRFLLAAGAIGMLFKENASISGAEVGCQGEVGSACSMAAGGLAEVLGGSPEQVENAAEIGIEHNLGLTCDPVGGLVQIPCIERNGMASVKAVTAARMALRGDGRHHVSLDKAIKTMKETGADMKIKYKETSRGGLAVNVIEC, from the coding sequence GTGGCCATCAGCGTCTTCGACCTCTTCTCCATCGGCATCGGCCCGTCCAGCTCCCACACCGTCGGTCCGATGCGCGCCGCCCGGATGTTCGCCCGCCGTCTGAAGTCGGAGGGCCTGCTGACCGAGGTGACGGCCGTCCGCGCCGAGCTGTACGGGTCCCTGGGTGCCACCGGCCACGGCCACGGCACCCCGAAGGCCGTCCTGCTCGGCCTGGAGAACAACTCGCCCCGCACGGTCGACGTCGACCAGGCGGACCTCGACGTCGAGCGGATCACCGCCGAGAAGCGGCTCAACCTGCTCGGCACCCACCCCATCGACTTCGACCCCGACAGCCAGCTGGTGCTGCACCGCCGCCGCTCGCTGCCGTACCACGCCAACGGCATGACCGTCTGGGCCTTCCGCGCCGACGGCTCCACCGTGCTGGAGAAGACCTACTACTCGGTCGGCGGCGGCTTCGTCGTCGACGAGGACGCGATCGGCGCGGAGCGGGTCAAGCCCGACGACACCGCGCTGAAGTACCCCTTCCGCACCGGCGACGAACTGCTCCGGCTCAGCCGGGAGACCGGCCTGTCCATCTCCGGCCTGATGCTGGAGAACGAGAAGGCCTGGCGGAGCGAGGAGGAGATCCGGGCCGGGCTGCTGGACATCTGGCGCGTCATGCAGGAGTGCGTCCGGGCCGGCATGTCCCGCGAGGGGATACTCCCCGGCGGCCTCAAGGTCCGCCGGCGCGCGGCGTCCGGCGCCCGCGCGCTGCGCGCCGAGGGCATCGGCCCGGCCAACGCGATGGAGTGGGTGACGCTCTACGCGATGGCGGTCAACGAGGAGAACGCCTCCGGCCGCCGCGTCGTCACCGCCCCCACCAACGGTGCGGCCGGCATCATCCCCGCCGTGCTGCACTACTACCTGAACTTCATCCCGGGCGCCGACGACGACGGCATCGTCCGCTTCCTGCTCGCCGCCGGAGCCATCGGCATGCTCTTCAAGGAGAACGCCTCCATCTCCGGCGCCGAGGTCGGCTGCCAGGGCGAGGTCGGCTCCGCCTGCTCGATGGCCGCGGGCGGCCTCGCCGAGGTCCTCGGCGGCTCCCCCGAGCAGGTCGAGAACGCCGCCGAGATCGGCATCGAGCACAACCTCGGGCTCACCTGCGACCCGGTCGGCGGCCTGGTCCAGATCCCCTGCATCGAGCGCAACGGCATGGCGTCGGTCAAGGCCGTCACCGCCGCCCGGATGGCGCTGCGCGGCGACGGGCGCCACCACGTCTCCCTCGACAAGGCGATCAAGACCATGAAGGAGACCGGCGCCGACATGAAGATCAAGTACAAGGAGACCTCGCGCGGCGGCCTCGCCGTCAACGTCATCGAGTGCTGA
- a CDS encoding TetR/AcrR family transcriptional regulator: MTPHEGTAAEQPPASLWERLDRPAPAPRTALTPQRIAEAAVALADAEGLEAVTMRRLATALGVAPMAAYRYVSGKDELLELMVDSVHAELPLDRTGTDWRATMRALALALRAMNLAHPWTVRAGTLALTPNQLAVPEHAFAALAGHGLDADTTMAVFRTVTDYVRGSVATEVGLQTWQREQGWPDGDATRAALAPRMTWLMSTGRYPAYGRYLTEATRKDDPDWQFETGLDCVLDGIAARLAI; the protein is encoded by the coding sequence ATGACCCCGCACGAGGGCACCGCCGCGGAGCAGCCCCCCGCCTCCCTCTGGGAGCGCCTCGACCGCCCGGCACCCGCCCCGCGCACCGCGCTCACCCCGCAGCGGATCGCCGAGGCCGCGGTCGCGCTCGCCGACGCCGAGGGCCTTGAGGCCGTCACCATGCGCCGCCTCGCCACCGCGCTCGGCGTCGCCCCGATGGCCGCCTACCGGTACGTCTCCGGCAAGGACGAACTCCTGGAACTGATGGTCGACTCCGTCCACGCCGAGCTCCCGCTCGACCGCACCGGAACCGACTGGCGCGCCACCATGCGCGCCCTCGCCCTCGCCCTGCGCGCGATGAACCTCGCCCACCCGTGGACCGTCCGGGCCGGCACCCTCGCCCTCACCCCGAACCAGCTCGCCGTCCCCGAGCACGCCTTCGCCGCCCTCGCGGGGCACGGCCTGGACGCCGACACCACGATGGCGGTCTTCCGTACCGTGACCGACTACGTGCGCGGCTCGGTCGCCACCGAGGTCGGCCTGCAGACCTGGCAGCGCGAACAGGGCTGGCCCGACGGCGACGCGACCCGCGCCGCCCTCGCCCCCCGGATGACCTGGCTGATGTCCACCGGCCGCTACCCCGCGTACGGCCGCTACCTCACCGAGGCCACCCGCAAGGACGACCCCGACTGGCAGTTCGAGACCGGCCTCGACTGCGTCCTCGACGGCATCGCCGCCCGCCTGGCCATCTGA
- the gcvH gene encoding glycine cleavage system protein GcvH, protein MSNPQHLQYTKEHEWLTVAEDGVSTVGITKHAADALGDIVYVQLPEVGDAVTAGETCGELESTKSVSDLYSPVTGEITEVNQAVLDDNALVNGEPFDGGWLFKVRVESTDELLSADEYTALTNPSA, encoded by the coding sequence ATGAGCAACCCCCAGCACCTGCAGTACACCAAGGAGCACGAGTGGCTGACCGTCGCCGAGGACGGTGTCTCCACGGTCGGCATCACCAAGCACGCCGCCGACGCCCTCGGTGACATCGTCTACGTGCAGCTGCCCGAGGTCGGCGACGCCGTGACCGCCGGTGAGACCTGCGGCGAGCTGGAGTCCACCAAGTCGGTGAGCGACCTCTACTCGCCCGTGACCGGCGAGATCACCGAGGTCAACCAGGCCGTCCTGGACGACAACGCGCTGGTCAACGGCGAGCCCTTCGACGGCGGCTGGCTGTTCAAGGTCCGCGTCGAGTCCACCGACGAGCTGCTGAGCGCGGACGAGTACACCGCGCTCACCAACCCCTCGGCCTGA
- a CDS encoding enhanced serine sensitivity protein SseB, with protein sequence MGNPVEQQQGWDGREQVPSGGGGWPANELEQVLTAALGDPGATPRVIEVLARSQVWIPLPAGGDPQGESLDLPTTELAGEPYVPVFSSQEVFLQQAQGMAFAVAPVWEFARGLPLGIGIAVNPGAAVGIPVPPEGVAELRRGPREDRWEVQDGPSGGRVALREPVPGEDPELFLAVCRNELSALPGVLTARRALASVEGEPTVMFVGVQLDPLAPADPGAVNEALGRALGTAPLPGGVHLVLLDLADDPVVDWLLNRVAPFYTRG encoded by the coding sequence ATGGGGAACCCGGTGGAGCAGCAGCAGGGGTGGGACGGCCGGGAACAGGTGCCGTCGGGCGGGGGCGGGTGGCCGGCCAACGAACTGGAGCAGGTGCTCACCGCCGCGCTCGGCGACCCGGGGGCGACCCCCCGGGTGATCGAGGTGCTGGCGCGCAGCCAGGTGTGGATCCCGCTGCCGGCCGGCGGCGACCCGCAGGGCGAGTCGCTGGACCTGCCGACGACCGAGCTGGCCGGCGAGCCGTACGTGCCGGTGTTCTCCTCGCAGGAGGTCTTCCTCCAGCAGGCGCAGGGGATGGCCTTCGCGGTCGCGCCGGTCTGGGAGTTCGCCCGCGGGCTGCCGCTGGGGATCGGGATCGCGGTCAACCCCGGGGCCGCGGTCGGGATCCCGGTGCCGCCGGAGGGCGTGGCCGAGCTGCGCCGCGGGCCGCGCGAGGACCGCTGGGAGGTCCAGGACGGGCCGTCCGGCGGCCGGGTGGCCCTGCGCGAGCCGGTGCCGGGCGAGGACCCGGAGCTGTTCCTGGCCGTCTGCCGGAACGAACTGTCCGCCCTGCCCGGGGTGTTGACCGCACGGCGGGCACTGGCCAGTGTGGAGGGCGAACCCACCGTGATGTTCGTGGGCGTGCAGCTCGATCCGCTGGCCCCGGCCGATCCGGGGGCGGTGAACGAGGCGCTGGGGCGCGCACTGGGAACCGCGCCGCTGCCCGGCGGCGTCCACCTCGTACTGCTCGACCTCGCGGACGACCCGGTGGTCGACTGGTTGCTGAACCGGGTCGCCCCCTTCTACACGAGGGGTTGA
- a CDS encoding enhanced serine sensitivity protein SseB C-terminal domain-containing protein, whose protein sequence is MSAGAVAGGAPGPWGQAPTGRPDPGALERALREVAPERYEAYETLLHALAEGQVWMLLWHGTPGSADAQYGNMEISGHGYAPAVTSPEQLAASGWARAHEVISGREIAASLYRTRWGLWLNPHAPGGGVGVPWADLRRVAAGLDRLPAGPLKLSEPQVPAQQFFALLERQAVEVRAVRALRRAWVRPTVGEPYLAIGLDLYESSPPTVEAVRALMQRAIAVAPEGLAVSTVAMADEFDPVALWMRANARPFYDREAAGQARPQAPYPPVPPPPYASQQGPGYGYGTHPPAQGWPGQQPPPQGPWPGYPGR, encoded by the coding sequence ATGAGTGCGGGAGCGGTAGCTGGCGGTGCACCGGGGCCCTGGGGCCAGGCACCCACCGGGCGCCCGGATCCGGGCGCGCTGGAGCGTGCCCTGCGCGAGGTGGCGCCGGAGCGCTACGAGGCGTACGAGACACTGCTGCACGCGCTGGCCGAGGGGCAGGTCTGGATGCTGCTCTGGCACGGGACGCCGGGCAGCGCGGACGCCCAGTACGGGAACATGGAGATCAGCGGCCACGGCTACGCGCCGGCCGTCACCTCGCCCGAGCAGCTGGCGGCGTCCGGCTGGGCGCGGGCGCACGAGGTGATCTCCGGCCGGGAGATCGCGGCCTCGCTGTACCGGACCCGCTGGGGGCTCTGGCTGAACCCGCACGCGCCGGGCGGCGGCGTCGGGGTGCCGTGGGCGGACCTGCGGCGGGTCGCGGCGGGGCTGGACCGGCTGCCGGCCGGTCCGTTGAAGCTGAGCGAGCCGCAGGTGCCGGCGCAGCAGTTCTTCGCGCTGCTGGAGCGGCAGGCGGTCGAGGTGCGGGCGGTGCGGGCGCTGCGGCGGGCGTGGGTGCGTCCGACGGTCGGCGAGCCGTACCTGGCGATCGGCCTGGACCTCTACGAGAGCTCGCCGCCCACGGTGGAGGCGGTGCGCGCGCTGATGCAGCGGGCGATCGCGGTGGCGCCGGAGGGCCTGGCCGTCTCGACGGTGGCGATGGCGGACGAGTTCGACCCGGTGGCGCTCTGGATGCGGGCCAACGCGCGCCCGTTCTACGACCGGGAGGCGGCCGGGCAGGCGCGTCCGCAGGCGCCGTACCCGCCGGTGCCTCCGCCGCCGTACGCCTCGCAGCAGGGGCCCGGGTACGGGTACGGCACGCACCCGCCCGCGCAGGGCTGGCCGGGGCAGCAGCCGCCGCCCCAGGGGCCGTGGCCCGGTTACCCCGGACGCTGA
- a CDS encoding NADPH-dependent FMN reductase, which produces MSANTSAATTATAPATAASTATEPLRVAVIVGSTRGGRFAPVVTRWLREHLDARGDLEVDVVDLVETPLPTELPSFGDPAAPGTEELLAAVSPRLAAADAFVIVTPEYNHSYPAPLKNALDWHNHEFHAKPVAFVSYGGISGGLRAVEALRIVLAELNAVTIRNTVSFHGAWERFDSDGKAVDPAADAAAKTLLDQLTWWAQALRDAKRVRPFTG; this is translated from the coding sequence ATGTCCGCGAACACGTCCGCCGCCACCACCGCCACCGCGCCCGCCACCGCCGCGTCCACCGCCACCGAGCCGCTGCGCGTCGCCGTCATCGTCGGCTCCACCCGGGGCGGCCGCTTCGCGCCGGTCGTCACCCGCTGGCTGCGCGAGCACCTCGACGCCCGGGGGGACCTGGAGGTCGACGTGGTCGACCTGGTCGAGACCCCGCTGCCCACCGAGCTGCCGTCCTTCGGCGACCCGGCCGCACCCGGCACGGAGGAACTGCTCGCCGCCGTCTCGCCCCGCCTGGCGGCCGCCGACGCCTTCGTGATCGTCACGCCCGAGTACAACCACAGCTACCCGGCGCCGCTGAAGAACGCCCTCGACTGGCACAACCACGAGTTCCACGCCAAGCCGGTCGCCTTCGTCTCGTACGGCGGGATCTCCGGCGGCCTGCGCGCGGTCGAGGCGCTGCGGATCGTCCTGGCCGAGCTGAACGCCGTGACCATCCGCAACACGGTCAGCTTCCACGGCGCCTGGGAGCGGTTCGACTCCGACGGCAAGGCGGTCGACCCGGCCGCCGACGCCGCCGCCAAGACCCTGCTGGACCAGCTGACCTGGTGGGCCCAGGCGCTGCGCGACGCCAAGCGCGTCCGCCCGTTTACCGGCTGA
- a CDS encoding VOC family protein, with the protein MPVVRTYTRVYVDDLDTALPTFVELTGEQPSLRFPYRDLELAAIGGHLLVAGTPEALAPYRATHATLIVTSLDEVLALVDALGGEVLDGPNTVPTGRNLTARHPGGAVLEYVEFHAEARATMQ; encoded by the coding sequence ATGCCCGTCGTCCGCACCTACACCCGCGTCTACGTCGACGACCTCGACACCGCCCTGCCCACCTTCGTCGAACTCACCGGTGAGCAGCCGTCGTTGCGCTTCCCCTACCGCGACCTCGAACTCGCCGCGATCGGTGGCCACCTGCTCGTCGCCGGCACCCCCGAGGCCCTCGCCCCCTACCGGGCCACCCACGCCACCCTGATCGTCACCTCCCTCGACGAGGTCCTCGCGCTCGTCGACGCCCTCGGCGGCGAGGTCCTCGACGGCCCCAACACCGTCCCCACCGGCCGCAACCTCACCGCCCGCCACCCCGGCGGCGCCGTCCTCGAATACGTCGAGTTCCACGCCGAGGCCCGCGCGACGATGCAGTGA
- a CDS encoding ArsR/SmtB family transcription factor → MPVVLHALGDPVRLELVRRMAADGECACSPEGLDVPRSTLSNHWRILREAGLTDTRADGKARIMSLRRGPVEAEFPGLLAAVLGDGEGRAGA, encoded by the coding sequence ATGCCCGTGGTCCTGCACGCCCTCGGCGACCCCGTCCGGCTGGAACTGGTCCGGCGGATGGCGGCCGACGGCGAGTGCGCGTGCAGTCCGGAGGGCCTCGACGTACCGCGCTCCACGCTCTCCAACCACTGGCGCATCCTGCGCGAGGCCGGTCTCACCGACACCCGCGCGGACGGCAAGGCCCGGATCATGTCGCTCCGGCGCGGTCCGGTCGAGGCCGAGTTCCCCGGCCTGCTGGCCGCCGTCCTCGGGGACGGCGAAGGCCGGGCGGGGGCCTGA
- the glyA gene encoding serine hydroxymethyltransferase — MTVLNQSLHALDPEIAAAVDAELHRQQTTLEMIASENFAPVAVMEAQGSVLTNKYAEGYPGRRYYGGCEHVDVVEQIAIDRIKELFGAEHANVQPHSGAQANAAAMFALIQPGDTILGLSLAHGGHLTHGMKINFSGKLYNVAAYHVDDKTGQVDMDEVERLAKEHQPKLIIAGWSAYPRQLDFAAFRRIADEVGALLMVDMAHFAGLVAAGLHPNPVPYADVVTTTTHKTLGGPRGGVILSKAEWAKKINSAVFPGQQGGPLEHVIAGKAVAFKVAASEEFKERQQRTLDGARILAERLLQADVAEAGASVLSGGTDVHLVLVDLRNSQLDGQQAEDRLHEVGITVNRNAIPNDPRPPMVTSGLRIGTPALATRGFQAEDFREVADIIAEALKPAFDETVAASLKARVTALADKYPLYPNL, encoded by the coding sequence ATGACGGTTCTGAACCAGTCCCTGCACGCCCTCGACCCGGAGATCGCCGCCGCGGTCGACGCCGAGCTGCACCGCCAGCAGACCACCCTGGAGATGATCGCCTCCGAGAACTTCGCCCCGGTGGCGGTCATGGAGGCCCAGGGCTCGGTCCTGACCAACAAGTACGCCGAGGGCTACCCCGGCCGCCGCTACTACGGCGGCTGCGAGCACGTCGACGTGGTCGAGCAGATCGCGATCGACCGGATCAAGGAGCTGTTCGGCGCCGAGCACGCCAACGTCCAGCCGCACTCCGGCGCGCAGGCCAACGCCGCCGCGATGTTCGCGCTGATCCAGCCGGGCGACACCATCCTGGGCCTGTCGCTGGCCCACGGCGGTCACCTGACCCACGGCATGAAGATCAACTTCTCCGGCAAGCTCTACAACGTGGCCGCGTACCACGTCGACGACAAGACCGGCCAGGTCGACATGGACGAGGTCGAGCGCCTCGCCAAGGAGCACCAGCCGAAGCTGATCATCGCCGGCTGGTCCGCCTACCCGCGCCAGCTCGACTTCGCCGCGTTCCGCCGGATCGCCGACGAGGTCGGCGCGCTGCTGATGGTCGACATGGCGCACTTCGCCGGCCTGGTCGCCGCCGGCCTGCACCCCAACCCGGTGCCGTACGCCGACGTGGTCACCACCACCACCCACAAGACCCTGGGCGGCCCGCGCGGCGGCGTCATCCTCTCCAAGGCCGAGTGGGCCAAGAAGATCAACTCCGCGGTCTTCCCCGGCCAGCAGGGCGGCCCGCTGGAGCACGTCATCGCCGGCAAGGCCGTCGCCTTCAAGGTCGCCGCCTCGGAGGAGTTCAAGGAGCGCCAGCAGCGCACCCTCGACGGCGCCCGGATCCTCGCCGAGCGCCTGCTCCAGGCCGACGTCGCCGAGGCCGGTGCCTCCGTGCTCTCCGGCGGCACCGACGTCCACCTCGTCCTGGTCGACCTGCGCAACAGCCAGCTCGACGGCCAGCAGGCCGAGGACCGCCTGCACGAGGTCGGCATCACGGTCAACCGCAACGCCATCCCGAACGACCCGCGCCCGCCGATGGTCACCTCCGGCCTGCGGATCGGCACCCCGGCACTCGCCACCCGCGGCTTCCAGGCCGAGGACTTCCGCGAGGTCGCCGACATCATCGCCGAGGCCCTGAAGCCGGCCTTCGACGAGACCGTCGCCGCCTCCCTCAAGGCCCGGGTCACCGCCCTGGCCGACAAGTACCCGCTCTACCCGAACCTGTAG
- a CDS encoding S1 family peptidase — translation MRIPNRRPNRTAAPHPTVSTAPTARTARTARGPLAVLLAAAGLVAVAAAPAAAVHGGSDTTTRANPFVIALETADGQQWCTGALIAPTKVLTAGHCVTEADDPTTLRVIAGRTDLTGTGGQERRVKSFKVDPRFTSALAHDSAVLTLDRPLPQRTVRVAGKGDEKLYRYGRTATVYGYGRTGDGNPGTHLKKAVLTLAAPADCFPYAESDTSPLLKVCGMPGPGTTDSICKGDSGGPLVVDGVVIGVVSTGNKYCDTQIPVSVFTRATDVPRSILK, via the coding sequence ATGCGCATCCCGAACCGACGTCCGAACCGCACCGCCGCCCCGCACCCCACCGTCTCCACCGCCCCCACCGCCCGCACCGCCCGCACCGCGCGGGGCCCGCTCGCCGTCCTGCTGGCCGCCGCCGGGCTGGTGGCCGTGGCCGCCGCCCCCGCCGCCGCCGTCCACGGCGGGTCGGACACGACGACCAGGGCCAACCCCTTCGTCATCGCCCTGGAGACGGCGGACGGCCAGCAGTGGTGCACCGGCGCCCTGATCGCCCCCACCAAGGTCCTCACGGCCGGCCACTGCGTCACCGAGGCCGACGACCCGACCACCCTGCGGGTGATCGCGGGCCGGACCGACCTCACCGGCACCGGCGGCCAGGAACGGCGGGTGAAGAGCTTCAAGGTCGACCCCCGCTTCACCTCCGCCCTGGCCCACGACTCGGCGGTGCTCACCCTCGACCGGCCGCTCCCGCAGCGGACGGTCCGGGTGGCGGGGAAGGGCGACGAGAAGCTCTACCGGTACGGCCGCACGGCCACCGTGTACGGCTACGGGCGGACCGGGGACGGCAACCCGGGCACCCACCTGAAGAAGGCGGTGCTCACGCTCGCGGCACCGGCCGACTGCTTCCCGTACGCCGAATCCGACACCTCGCCGCTGCTGAAGGTCTGCGGCATGCCCGGGCCCGGGACGACCGACAGCATCTGCAAGGGCGACTCCGGCGGGCCGCTGGTCGTGGACGGCGTGGTGATCGGTGTCGTCTCGACCGGCAACAAGTACTGCGACACCCAGATCCCGGTCTCGGTGTTCACCCGGGCCACCGACGTGCCCCGGTCGATCCTGAAGTAG
- the gcvT gene encoding glycine cleavage system aminomethyltransferase GcvT — MSSLRLTALDTLHRALGATMTDFAGWDMPLRYGSEREEHLAVRTKAGLFDLSHMGEITVTGPQAGEMLDHALVGFVSALGVLRARYTMICAEDGGILDDLIVYRLREDAFLVVANASNAQLVLDELIARAKGFDAVVTDDRDTYALIAVQGPEATAILADTTDADLPGLKYYAILPAQVAGRDVLLARTGYTGEDGFEIFCNPGDAEQIWQALTAAGSGRGLVPCGLSCRDTLRLEAGMPLYGHELSTELTPFDAGLGRVVRFDKTTNEGAFVGRKALERAAAEAEANPPRVLVGLVSEGKRVPRAEYSVVSADGGPIGRITSGAPSPTLGKPIAIAYVDAAHATPGTTVAVDVRGKHEPVQVVALPFYKRAR, encoded by the coding sequence ATGTCGTCCCTCCGCCTGACCGCGCTCGACACGCTGCACCGCGCCCTCGGCGCGACCATGACCGACTTCGCCGGCTGGGACATGCCGCTGCGTTACGGCAGCGAGCGCGAGGAGCACCTCGCCGTCCGCACGAAGGCCGGTCTCTTCGACCTCTCGCACATGGGCGAGATCACCGTCACCGGCCCGCAGGCCGGCGAGATGCTGGACCACGCGCTGGTCGGCTTCGTCTCCGCGCTCGGCGTGCTGCGCGCCCGCTACACCATGATCTGTGCCGAGGACGGCGGCATCCTGGACGACCTGATCGTCTACCGCCTGCGCGAGGACGCCTTCCTGGTCGTCGCCAACGCCTCCAACGCCCAGCTGGTCCTGGACGAGCTGATCGCCCGCGCCAAGGGCTTCGACGCCGTCGTCACCGACGACCGCGACACCTACGCGCTGATCGCCGTGCAGGGCCCCGAGGCCACCGCGATCCTGGCCGACACCACCGACGCCGACCTGCCCGGCCTGAAGTACTACGCGATCCTCCCGGCCCAGGTGGCCGGCCGCGACGTGCTGCTCGCCCGCACCGGCTACACCGGCGAGGACGGCTTCGAGATCTTCTGCAACCCGGGCGACGCCGAGCAGATCTGGCAGGCGCTGACCGCGGCCGGCTCCGGCCGCGGCCTGGTCCCGTGCGGCCTGTCCTGCCGCGACACGCTGCGCCTGGAGGCGGGCATGCCGCTGTACGGCCACGAGCTGTCCACCGAGCTGACCCCGTTCGACGCCGGCCTGGGCCGGGTCGTCCGCTTCGACAAGACCACCAACGAGGGTGCGTTCGTCGGCCGCAAGGCGCTGGAGAGGGCCGCCGCCGAGGCCGAGGCCAACCCGCCGCGGGTGCTGGTCGGCCTCGTCTCCGAGGGCAAGCGCGTCCCGCGCGCCGAGTACAGCGTGGTCTCCGCCGACGGCGGGCCGATCGGCCGGATCACCTCCGGCGCCCCCTCCCCCACCCTGGGCAAGCCGATCGCGATCGCCTACGTGGACGCGGCGCACGCGACCCCCGGCACCACCGTCGCGGTGGACGTGCGCGGCAAGCACGAGCCGGTCCAGGTCGTGGCGCTGCCGTTCTACAAGCGCGCCCGCTGA
- a CDS encoding MDR family MFS transporter: MKRFPWLGVIGLMLGIFLGALDGQIVSTALPTIVGELGGLDHLSWAVTAYLLTSAAATPLWGKLGDLYGRKGAYQWSVVLFLAGSVLAGLSRSMEQLIAFRALQGVGAAGLMVGALAVVGVLVPAGDRGRVQSVIGVLMPVAIVGGPLLGGVLTDHLSWRWAFYVNLPVGLFALTAVAVGVRLPAVRRTEVRIDWAGAGLLTTGVLALTLIGSWGGTAYGWASPQVLGAAGAAALATALFVRVERRAVEPLIPPALFRHRAVTEALVLGFLLGALMLALIGYLPQYLQFVQGASPTAGGLLLLPLMLGMLGSQLATARLTARGGGRRYPLLGSAVALLGTLLLLTLGADTARPLASALTVVAGAGIGLVLQSTLLATMAAVPPRDMGAAMGSVMLFRTIGGSLGMAALGAVYTAGLSSSLTGALGPDAAGGLTDGGLTPAAVEHLPGRTADAVRAAVTTGLHGTLLGAAAVAAAAVAVAALARRSPDPDRDPAPDPASAELPSTDPAPESAGTG, encoded by the coding sequence ATGAAGCGGTTCCCCTGGCTCGGGGTGATCGGGCTGATGCTCGGGATCTTCCTCGGAGCTCTCGACGGTCAGATCGTCTCGACGGCGCTGCCCACCATCGTGGGCGAACTCGGCGGGTTGGACCACCTCTCCTGGGCGGTGACCGCCTACCTGCTCACCTCGGCCGCCGCCACCCCGCTCTGGGGCAAGCTCGGCGACCTGTACGGGCGGAAGGGCGCGTACCAGTGGTCGGTGGTGCTGTTCCTGGCGGGATCGGTGCTCGCCGGGCTCTCCCGGTCGATGGAGCAGCTGATCGCCTTCCGGGCCCTTCAGGGGGTGGGCGCCGCCGGGCTGATGGTCGGCGCGCTCGCCGTCGTCGGGGTGCTGGTGCCGGCCGGGGACCGGGGCCGGGTGCAGTCGGTGATCGGTGTACTGATGCCCGTCGCGATCGTCGGCGGGCCGCTGCTGGGCGGGGTCCTCACCGACCACCTCAGCTGGCGCTGGGCCTTCTACGTCAACCTGCCGGTGGGGCTGTTCGCCCTGACGGCGGTCGCGGTCGGTGTCCGGCTGCCGGCCGTCCGGCGGACCGAGGTGCGGATCGACTGGGCCGGCGCCGGACTGCTCACCACGGGGGTCCTGGCCCTCACCCTGATCGGCAGCTGGGGCGGCACGGCGTACGGCTGGGCCTCGCCGCAGGTGCTCGGCGCGGCAGGGGCGGCGGCGCTGGCGACCGCCCTGTTCGTCCGGGTCGAGCGGCGGGCCGTCGAACCGCTGATCCCGCCCGCGCTGTTCCGCCACCGCGCGGTCACCGAGGCGCTGGTGCTCGGCTTCCTGCTCGGCGCGCTGATGCTCGCCCTGATCGGCTACCTGCCCCAGTACCTGCAGTTCGTCCAGGGCGCCTCGCCCACCGCGGGCGGGCTGCTCCTGCTGCCGCTGATGCTCGGCATGCTCGGCAGCCAGCTCGCCACCGCCCGGCTGACGGCCCGGGGCGGCGGGCGCCGCTACCCGCTGCTCGGCAGTGCCGTGGCACTGCTCGGCACGCTGCTGCTGCTCACCCTCGGCGCGGACACCGCGCGGCCGCTCGCCTCGGCGCTGACCGTCGTCGCCGGGGCCGGGATCGGGCTGGTCCTGCAGAGCACCCTGCTGGCCACCATGGCGGCCGTGCCGCCGCGCGACATGGGGGCCGCGATGGGGTCGGTGATGCTGTTCCGGACGATCGGCGGCTCGCTGGGCATGGCCGCCCTCGGCGCGGTCTACACGGCCGGGCTGTCGTCCTCCCTCACCGGAGCGCTCGGCCCGGACGCGGCCGGGGGACTGACGGACGGCGGGCTGACCCCGGCCGCCGTGGAGCACCTCCCCGGGAGGACCGCGGACGCCGTCCGCGCCGCCGTCACCACGGGCCTGCACGGCACCCTCCTCGGTGCCGCCGCGGTGGCCGCCGCCGCGGTCGCCGTCGCCGCCCTGGCCCGCCGCTCCCCGGACCCTGACCGGGACCCGGCCCCGGACCCGGCGTCGGCCGAGCTCCCGTCCACCGACCCGGCCCCGGAGTCCGCGGGCACCGGCTGA